Proteins encoded together in one Catellatospora citrea window:
- a CDS encoding LuxR C-terminal-related transcriptional regulator, producing MPALSPDAVDRALRRIGGDLSTAEAPLDVLDAATRGITALVPADIWCGVVLDPSTLLDTGGQHRNGFPQETMPRLFEIEHIEQDDVDSLRALARRPDPASLLSNSTDGDLASSKYYRDILRPLGIRDELRVVLRQGGHTWGLLVLCRAAGSPAFTDTDLAAARQLSKPATTALRRSLLLAGRDGGTIADAPGLVVLDEHQDEVSVSPTARQWLDDLPEDRAGSALPYAVQAVAARATATATTQARSRARTRSGRWAALHAWRIGPAPAPMTAVAIGPAEPGDLAAIVLDAYGLSQRERDVAQQVLLGGSTAQIATALGISEYTVQDHLKAVFDKTGVRSRRDLISELFTRHYLPQLAQPSTSTDGRVVDPR from the coding sequence ATGCCTGCCCTGAGCCCCGACGCCGTCGACCGTGCCCTGCGACGGATCGGCGGCGACCTCAGCACCGCCGAGGCTCCCCTCGACGTGCTGGACGCCGCCACTCGCGGCATCACCGCGCTGGTGCCGGCCGACATCTGGTGCGGGGTGGTGCTGGACCCGTCGACGCTGCTCGACACCGGCGGGCAGCACCGCAACGGCTTCCCGCAGGAGACGATGCCGCGGCTGTTCGAGATCGAGCACATCGAGCAGGACGACGTCGACAGCCTGCGGGCACTGGCGCGGCGGCCGGATCCGGCGAGCCTGCTCAGCAACTCCACCGATGGGGACCTGGCGTCCAGCAAGTACTACCGCGACATCCTGCGGCCGCTGGGGATCCGCGACGAGCTGCGGGTCGTGCTGCGCCAGGGCGGCCACACCTGGGGCCTGCTCGTGCTGTGCCGAGCGGCGGGTTCGCCCGCGTTCACGGACACGGACCTGGCCGCCGCGCGGCAGCTCAGCAAACCCGCCACCACGGCACTGCGCCGCTCGCTGCTGCTGGCGGGCCGGGACGGCGGCACGATCGCCGATGCGCCCGGCCTGGTCGTGCTCGACGAGCACCAGGACGAGGTCAGCGTGTCGCCGACGGCCCGGCAGTGGCTCGACGACCTGCCGGAGGATCGTGCCGGGTCGGCGCTGCCGTACGCCGTGCAGGCCGTCGCCGCGCGGGCGACCGCCACCGCCACCACCCAGGCGCGGTCCCGGGCACGTACCCGCAGCGGCAGGTGGGCTGCCCTGCACGCGTGGCGGATCGGGCCGGCTCCGGCCCCGATGACCGCGGTGGCGATCGGGCCGGCCGAGCCGGGTGATCTCGCCGCGATCGTGCTGGACGCCTACGGGCTGTCGCAGCGGGAGCGCGACGTCGCCCAGCAGGTGCTGCTGGGTGGGTCGACCGCGCAGATAGCGACCGCGCTGGGCATCTCCGAGTACACGGTGCAGGACCACCTCAAGGCCGTGTTCGACAAGACGGGTGTGCGCAGCCGCCGCGACCTGATCAGCGAGCTGTTCACCCGGCACTACCTGCCGCAGCTGGCGCAGCCGTCCACCTCGACGGACGGCCGGGTCGTCGACCCGCGGTGA
- a CDS encoding MmcQ/YjbR family DNA-binding protein, producing the protein MSDDERPARVDDVHDLASAMPHVTVEYGTGENPVYQVGGKSFIFFRNPRPDAVDPDTGERYPDVIVFWVGSDADKQAMVQDESSPYFTTAHFNGHPSVLLRACRIGEISRRELAELVQDAWLSRASARRASVWLAEHPPA; encoded by the coding sequence ATGTCCGACGACGAGCGGCCCGCCCGGGTGGACGACGTGCACGACCTGGCCTCGGCCATGCCGCACGTCACCGTCGAGTACGGGACCGGGGAGAACCCCGTCTACCAGGTGGGCGGGAAGTCGTTCATCTTCTTCCGCAATCCCCGGCCGGACGCCGTCGACCCCGACACCGGCGAGCGCTACCCCGACGTGATCGTCTTCTGGGTCGGCTCGGACGCCGACAAGCAGGCGATGGTCCAGGACGAGTCCTCGCCGTACTTCACCACCGCGCACTTCAACGGACACCCGTCGGTGCTGCTGCGGGCCTGCCGGATCGGCGAGATCAGCCGCCGGGAACTGGCCGAGCTGGTCCAGGACGCCTGGCTGTCGCGCGCCTCGGCCCGGCGGGCGTCGGTGTGGCTGGCCGAGCACCCGCCCGCCTGA
- a CDS encoding DUF4132 domain-containing protein, protein MGLTEMKRAALAHDAPGFVDALVALSQTDVYWGRRLDEVRHAVKLKELPFRVTAAVALGEKLSSVPGEDAKCLLDYVIDYLLMEEGRRTELPDALAILGVAAKYWEFTTYVALEELGATVLEAGGTLAPEVVAVMRRTATIEGHRSLKAFVAGLRQPLLNQGDAWADRALADLSAMGDDWRELVVHAADVTWDALPPEWAAPTPEWEEEAHRLLVKIGPGSVRKGVLGWLALADAPRAVSLRDRTGYGREQRGDLYNSMVLRRLVWLLGLLPPDEQLTRSLADAAEANLRKVPGGPRNRPVAEGAVHALSRHTDTEAGMDALAQLVRLAARVTHKPTAQQIGAAIDAAAAALQATREQVLDFAVPSFGLTEVGRRAERFGEDPGDTGILRIEGTRADIEWRNGAGMTVGSPPTAVKQGFPEQLKQFRESAKELGRTLTALTAALQCQLGARQPWRYGAWRALVFDHVVVGALARGLLWRVDGRLCGYAGGELRPVDGTAMPPAGRGEPVRLWDPASSSFDEVVAAREWLVRHGIIQPFPQAPVDL, encoded by the coding sequence GTGGGCCTGACGGAAATGAAGCGTGCGGCGCTGGCGCACGACGCTCCCGGGTTTGTCGATGCGCTCGTGGCGTTGTCGCAGACAGATGTCTACTGGGGACGCCGGCTGGATGAGGTACGCCATGCCGTCAAGCTCAAGGAGCTGCCGTTCCGAGTCACGGCCGCGGTCGCGCTGGGGGAGAAGCTCTCCTCGGTGCCGGGCGAGGATGCCAAGTGCCTGCTCGACTATGTGATCGACTACTTGCTCATGGAAGAGGGCCGTCGGACGGAGCTGCCGGACGCGCTGGCGATTCTCGGGGTGGCTGCGAAGTACTGGGAGTTCACCACGTACGTCGCGTTGGAAGAGCTGGGTGCGACCGTGCTCGAGGCGGGCGGGACACTCGCCCCCGAGGTCGTGGCGGTCATGCGGCGCACCGCCACGATAGAAGGGCATCGGTCCTTGAAAGCGTTCGTGGCCGGACTCAGGCAGCCGTTGCTGAATCAAGGTGACGCCTGGGCGGACCGGGCGCTGGCCGACCTGTCCGCGATGGGCGACGACTGGCGCGAGCTGGTGGTTCACGCGGCGGACGTGACCTGGGACGCCCTCCCGCCCGAGTGGGCCGCCCCGACACCCGAGTGGGAGGAGGAGGCCCACCGGTTGCTGGTCAAGATCGGCCCGGGCAGCGTGCGTAAGGGCGTCCTCGGCTGGCTGGCGCTGGCCGACGCGCCGCGCGCGGTCTCGCTTCGCGATCGGACGGGATACGGCCGCGAGCAGCGTGGCGACCTGTACAACTCCATGGTGTTGCGCCGGTTGGTGTGGCTGCTCGGCCTGCTGCCGCCCGACGAGCAGCTGACCCGGAGCCTGGCCGACGCCGCGGAGGCCAACCTGCGCAAGGTTCCCGGTGGGCCGCGCAACCGGCCGGTGGCCGAGGGCGCCGTCCACGCGCTGTCCCGCCACACCGACACCGAGGCAGGCATGGACGCCCTGGCCCAGCTGGTGCGCCTCGCGGCGCGGGTCACCCACAAACCCACCGCGCAGCAGATCGGCGCGGCGATCGACGCCGCGGCCGCGGCACTGCAGGCAACCCGCGAGCAGGTGCTCGACTTCGCGGTGCCCTCCTTCGGCCTGACCGAGGTCGGCCGGCGGGCAGAGCGTTTCGGCGAGGACCCCGGCGACACCGGCATCCTGCGTATCGAGGGCACCAGGGCGGACATCGAGTGGCGCAACGGCGCGGGCATGACCGTCGGGTCGCCGCCCACGGCGGTGAAACAGGGCTTTCCCGAGCAGCTCAAGCAGTTTCGCGAGTCGGCGAAGGAGCTGGGCAGGACGCTGACCGCGCTGACTGCGGCGCTGCAATGCCAGCTCGGCGCCCGGCAACCCTGGCGCTACGGCGCGTGGCGTGCCCTCGTGTTCGACCACGTCGTGGTGGGAGCCCTGGCCCGCGGCCTGCTCTGGCGAGTCGACGGCCGCCTCTGCGGCTACGCGGGCGGCGAGCTGCGCCCCGTCGACGGCACGGCGATGCCGCCGGCTGGCAGGGGGGAGCCCGTGCGGCTCTGGGACCCTGCGTCAAGCTCGTTCGACGAGGTGGTCGCGGCGCGGGAATGGCTGGTCCGCCATGGCATCATCCAGCCATTCCCGCAGGCGCCGGTCGACTTGTGA
- a CDS encoding ABC transporter permease: MTAVRAIARRLATAAMVLWAAATAAYLALLLAPGDTVDSIIGDGPDTPQIRAEVIAEWGLDRPDVVQYLDYLARAAQGDLGRSYLMQRPVAELVGEHLPATVTLAAAAAVTGVVLALAVALLTAGRRSLLRRGASTTELVLVSTPGFLIGIVLLNVFSFQLGWFPVSGGQDFSALVLPALTLALPVAGVLTQVLRDGLERALDEPFVVTARSRGIRERAVLARHALRHALLPAITLVGWLSGILLGGAVITEQVFGRPGLGQVTLQAVTTKDMPVVLAVVLLSAAVYVAVSTLADLAYLLVDPRLRRS; encoded by the coding sequence GTGACCGCCGTCCGGGCGATCGCGCGCAGGCTGGCCACGGCGGCGATGGTCCTCTGGGCCGCCGCCACCGCGGCCTACCTCGCCCTGCTGTTGGCCCCCGGGGACACGGTGGACAGCATCATCGGCGACGGGCCGGACACCCCGCAGATCCGCGCGGAGGTCATCGCCGAGTGGGGTCTCGACCGCCCGGACGTCGTGCAATACCTCGACTACCTGGCCCGCGCGGCCCAGGGCGACCTGGGCCGCTCCTACCTGATGCAGCGGCCCGTGGCCGAACTGGTCGGCGAGCACCTGCCGGCCACCGTCACGCTGGCCGCGGCCGCCGCGGTGACCGGGGTGGTGCTGGCCCTGGCCGTCGCGCTGCTGACCGCGGGCCGCCGTTCGCTGCTGCGCCGCGGCGCGTCGACCACCGAGCTCGTGCTGGTCTCCACACCCGGGTTCCTGATCGGCATCGTGCTGCTCAACGTGTTCTCGTTCCAGCTGGGCTGGTTCCCGGTGTCCGGCGGGCAGGACTTCAGCGCGCTGGTGCTGCCCGCGCTCACCTTGGCGCTGCCGGTCGCCGGGGTGCTCACCCAGGTGTTGCGCGACGGTCTGGAGCGGGCACTGGACGAGCCGTTCGTGGTCACCGCCCGCTCGCGTGGCATCCGGGAGCGGGCGGTGCTGGCCCGCCATGCGCTGCGCCACGCGCTGCTGCCGGCGATAACCCTGGTCGGCTGGCTGTCCGGCATCCTGCTCGGCGGCGCGGTCATCACCGAGCAGGTGTTCGGGCGCCCCGGCCTGGGCCAGGTCACCCTGCAGGCGGTCACCACCAAGGACATGCCGGTGGTGCTGGCCGTGGTGCTGCTGTCCGCGGCGGTGTACGTCGCCGTGAGCACCCTGGCCGACCTGGCGTACCTGCTCGTCGACCCCCGGCTGCGAAGGAGCTGA
- a CDS encoding ABC transporter substrate-binding protein yields MRRTLRFTRLLLAGIAAGAVAACSAAPTVPAAGDAGTPVSGGTLTWAVETEPITFNPHQYAQAKARLLVWNSFEALLTHDDQGGFVPWLATGYEAAPDGLSYTVKLRTDVTFHDGEKFDAAAVKANFDQLLAPNYAPAVAAVQLKNLKSVEVVDPATVRINLTAPDVLILDFLASPQGAQVSPKSLRQAANLKAGGVDVVGTGPFTLSAYTPGQQVVYQKNPAYQWAPANAGHTGPAYLDKVVYRFLKEPSVRVGALTSGQVQLIEGVPATDQELIDTSPQLALHKQLNSGSAYSYFLNVGHAPFDDVRVRQAFRYAVDVDAVLQAVYRGTATRAWSIVGPTSPLYDKGYEGRHGFDAAKANQLLDEAGWATRDGEGFRTKDGKRLTLRLVQSAPFVRDRRDVLALAVQAAVKAGAGIDLKVSVVDQGTALKAFEDDQYEVFDNSRADTDAGAALNLLLASTGAINRTGYRDPALDALLAKGQATGDPAARVQVYHDIQRVVLTDQALVIPLYAPADQIAASRGVGGVRFEPTAGVPAGAYGIWIAK; encoded by the coding sequence ATGCGCCGTACCCTTCGTTTCACCCGGCTGCTGCTCGCGGGCATCGCCGCGGGCGCGGTGGCCGCCTGCTCGGCCGCACCGACGGTGCCCGCCGCCGGTGACGCCGGGACCCCGGTTTCCGGCGGCACCCTCACCTGGGCCGTCGAGACCGAGCCGATCACCTTCAACCCGCACCAGTACGCGCAGGCCAAGGCCCGGCTGCTGGTATGGAACTCGTTCGAGGCACTGCTCACCCACGACGACCAGGGCGGCTTCGTGCCCTGGCTGGCCACCGGCTACGAAGCCGCGCCCGACGGCCTGTCCTACACCGTCAAGTTGCGCACCGACGTGACCTTCCACGACGGTGAGAAGTTCGACGCCGCCGCCGTGAAGGCCAACTTCGACCAGCTGCTGGCCCCGAACTACGCCCCGGCGGTGGCCGCCGTGCAGCTGAAGAACCTCAAGAGCGTCGAGGTCGTCGACCCGGCCACGGTGCGGATCAACCTGACCGCGCCCGACGTGCTGATCCTGGACTTCCTCGCCTCCCCGCAGGGCGCGCAGGTATCGCCGAAGTCGCTGCGCCAGGCCGCCAACCTCAAGGCCGGCGGCGTCGACGTGGTCGGCACCGGGCCGTTCACCCTGTCCGCGTACACCCCCGGCCAGCAGGTCGTCTACCAGAAGAACCCGGCCTACCAGTGGGCGCCCGCCAACGCCGGGCACACCGGCCCGGCCTACCTCGACAAGGTCGTCTACCGCTTCCTCAAGGAGCCGTCGGTGCGCGTCGGCGCGCTGACCTCGGGGCAGGTGCAGCTCATCGAGGGCGTGCCCGCCACCGACCAGGAGCTGATCGACACCTCGCCGCAGCTGGCCCTGCACAAGCAGCTCAACTCCGGCTCGGCGTACTCGTACTTCCTGAACGTCGGCCACGCCCCGTTCGACGACGTGCGCGTGCGCCAGGCGTTCCGCTACGCCGTCGACGTCGACGCGGTGCTGCAGGCGGTCTATCGCGGCACCGCCACCCGCGCGTGGAGCATCGTCGGGCCGACCAGCCCGCTGTACGACAAGGGCTACGAGGGCCGCCACGGCTTCGACGCCGCCAAGGCCAACCAGCTGCTCGACGAGGCCGGCTGGGCGACCCGCGACGGCGAGGGCTTCCGCACCAAGGACGGCAAGCGCCTGACGCTGCGGCTGGTGCAGTCCGCGCCGTTCGTTCGCGACCGCCGCGACGTGCTCGCCCTGGCCGTGCAGGCCGCGGTCAAGGCCGGCGCGGGCATCGACCTCAAGGTGTCGGTCGTCGACCAGGGCACCGCGCTGAAGGCCTTCGAGGACGACCAGTACGAGGTCTTCGACAACTCCCGCGCCGACACCGACGCCGGGGCCGCGCTGAACCTGCTGCTGGCCTCGACCGGCGCGATCAACCGCACCGGTTACCGCGACCCGGCGCTCGACGCGCTGCTGGCCAAGGGCCAGGCCACCGGTGATCCGGCGGCGCGGGTGCAGGTCTACCACGACATCCAGCGCGTCGTGCTGACCGACCAGGCACTGGTGATCCCGCTGTACGCGCCCGCGGACCAGATCGCGGCCTCGCGCGGCGTCGGCGGCGTCCGGTTCGAACCGACCGCGGGCGTGCCCGCCGGCGCGTACGGCATCTGGATCGCGAAGTGA
- a CDS encoding ABC transporter permease, with amino-acid sequence MTAQATPVTGSGLAAVATDAPVARRRRAARPGLVAAAGFLALATLAVLWPGLLAGDPLAADPLNVLRPPDAAHWFGTDHLGRDVFDRVVHGARHSLTIGVAATAIAVGAGVLLGLLAGMAHRLAGEALTRSFDALSAFPLLLLALLFIAITGPGTGSLIIAIGVATMPHHARVVRAQTLLVRRAGYVEQAVSFGTSRTRLVLRHVLPNVLGPVPVLAVIGLGEAILAAAGLSFLGLGPQPPAPEWGAMLAENRSYLRIAWWGAILPGVAVTLTVISLTVLGRHLQQRFEGRHA; translated from the coding sequence ATGACCGCGCAAGCGACCCCGGTGACCGGTTCCGGCCTGGCCGCCGTCGCGACCGACGCCCCGGTGGCGCGGCGGCGGCGGGCGGCCCGGCCGGGTCTGGTCGCCGCGGCCGGTTTCCTGGCCCTGGCCACGCTGGCGGTGCTCTGGCCGGGCCTGCTGGCCGGTGACCCGCTGGCCGCCGACCCGCTCAACGTGCTGCGCCCGCCGGACGCGGCGCACTGGTTCGGCACCGACCACCTGGGCCGCGACGTGTTCGACCGGGTGGTGCACGGGGCCCGGCACTCGCTGACCATCGGCGTCGCCGCGACGGCCATCGCGGTCGGCGCGGGCGTGCTGCTCGGGCTGCTGGCCGGGATGGCGCACCGGCTGGCCGGCGAGGCGCTGACCCGGTCCTTCGACGCCCTGTCGGCGTTCCCGCTGCTGCTGCTGGCGCTGCTGTTCATCGCGATCACCGGACCGGGCACGGGCAGCCTCATCATCGCCATCGGCGTGGCGACCATGCCGCACCACGCCCGGGTGGTCCGGGCGCAGACCCTGCTGGTACGCCGCGCCGGCTACGTCGAGCAGGCCGTCTCCTTCGGCACGTCCCGGACTCGGCTCGTGCTGCGGCACGTGCTGCCCAACGTGCTCGGCCCGGTGCCGGTGCTCGCGGTCATCGGCCTGGGCGAGGCCATCCTCGCCGCGGCCGGGCTCAGCTTCCTGGGCCTCGGCCCGCAGCCGCCCGCCCCCGAGTGGGGCGCGATGCTCGCCGAGAACCGCAGCTACCTGCGGATCGCCTGGTGGGGCGCGATCCTGCCGGGCGTCGCGGTCACCCTCACCGTCATCTCGCTGACCGTGCTCGGCCGCCACCTGCAGCAGCGTTTCGAAGGGCGGCACGCCTGA
- a CDS encoding aminotransferase class IV yields MTELELWRVEIDGGAADEAALALIEHRAWGHFTAMQVREGRTRGLDLHLTRLQAAHRAMYDLEIDAEQIRDRVRHALDGIPDASVRVYGYWNGLIVTVRRPEQMPTRPHAMSSQHFQRPLAGFKHPGSGAAQGYFLDRALAAGFDEALLVGADGTVAEGAITNVGFWRAGTIVWPDAPALPGITMLVLRRALAAHGVTQGRASVRLADLAEYDGMFLCNSRGWAPVDRVDDTPVPVPVEMTEAIARAYDSAPWDPI; encoded by the coding sequence GTGACCGAACTGGAGCTGTGGCGCGTCGAGATCGACGGGGGAGCCGCCGACGAGGCGGCCCTGGCGCTGATCGAGCACCGCGCCTGGGGCCACTTCACCGCGATGCAGGTGCGCGAAGGCCGCACCCGAGGGCTGGACCTGCATCTCACCCGGTTACAGGCGGCCCACCGCGCGATGTACGACCTGGAGATCGACGCCGAGCAGATCCGCGACCGGGTCCGGCACGCGCTGGACGGCATCCCGGACGCGTCGGTGCGCGTCTACGGCTACTGGAACGGGCTCATCGTGACGGTGCGCAGGCCCGAACAGATGCCCACGCGCCCGCACGCGATGAGTTCGCAGCATTTCCAGCGCCCACTCGCCGGGTTCAAGCACCCGGGCAGCGGGGCGGCCCAGGGCTACTTCCTCGACCGGGCGCTCGCCGCCGGGTTCGATGAAGCCCTGCTGGTGGGCGCAGACGGGACCGTCGCCGAGGGCGCGATCACCAACGTCGGCTTCTGGCGCGCCGGCACGATCGTCTGGCCGGACGCGCCCGCACTGCCCGGCATCACCATGCTCGTGCTGCGTCGCGCGCTCGCGGCGCACGGCGTGACGCAGGGCCGGGCGTCGGTCCGCCTCGCGGATCTGGCGGAGTACGACGGGATGTTCCTGTGCAACTCGCGCGGCTGGGCGCCGGTGGACCGCGTCGACGACACGCCGGTGCCGGTTCCTGTCGAGATGACGGAAGCGATCGCGCGCGCCTATGACTCCGCGCCATGGGATCCGATCTGA
- a CDS encoding family 20 glycosylhydrolase, whose protein sequence is MHRRARQVLLVSAVAVVTAAGFAWIGAATPADAAPVSLQSVVPVPVSAQPAAGVTYTLPAAATIQTPTGSPAATAVGSYLADLLRPSTGYALPVTTTSGTPTSGIALLLSGADPSVGSEGYQLDVTAALVTVRAQTPAGLFHGVQTLRQLLPAAVEARTVQPGPWELAGGRIVDYPRYGYRGAMLDVSRHFFGVDVVKRYLDEISQYKINTLHLHLSDDQGWRIVVDAWPRLATVGGSTQVGGGAGGYYTKAQYTDLVAYAAARHITIVPEIDMPGHTNAALASYAELNCNNTAPPLYTGTSVGFSSLCVGKEITYTFVQQVLAELAALTPGPYLHIGGDEANSTSDADYRTFMNRIQPFVGNAGKTVMGWHQLGQADHTPGRIAQYWGTTTSDADLSAAVSKGAKVVMSPANKAYLDMKYTNQTPLGLSWAGLIEVQTAYNWDPATLLTNVPASAILGVEAPMWSETLTKLADIEFMAFPRLPALAELAWSPQSARNWDAFKTRLGAQGPRWTAQGINFYRSPQVPWATPPATGRIEAESYSSQSGVQIVADAAANGGNRVGYIENGDWIGFSGVNPTGKTGFTARVSSGGNGGAVQIRTGSATGPLLGTATVANTGGWGNYTDVTTTINSGSGPLYLVFTGTGSLFDIDSFALTGTAPPATRVEAESYSSQSGVQIVADAAANGGNRVGYIENGDWIGFSGVNPTGKTGFTARVSSGGNGGAVQIRTGSATGPLLGTATVANTGGWGNYTDVTTTISTGSGPLYLVFTGTGSLFDIDSFALTP, encoded by the coding sequence GTGCATCGTCGCGCCCGGCAAGTTCTGCTCGTCTCCGCAGTCGCCGTCGTCACCGCCGCCGGGTTCGCCTGGATCGGCGCCGCCACACCGGCCGACGCCGCTCCCGTGAGCCTGCAAAGCGTGGTGCCCGTGCCGGTGTCGGCACAGCCTGCCGCCGGCGTCACGTATACGCTGCCCGCGGCCGCCACGATCCAGACCCCGACGGGCTCGCCGGCCGCCACCGCCGTCGGCTCCTACCTCGCCGACCTGCTGCGCCCCTCCACCGGCTACGCCCTGCCCGTCACCACCACCAGCGGCACCCCGACCAGCGGCATCGCGCTGCTGCTGTCCGGCGCGGACCCGAGCGTCGGCAGTGAGGGCTACCAGCTGGACGTGACCGCGGCCCTGGTCACCGTCCGGGCGCAGACGCCGGCCGGGCTGTTCCACGGCGTGCAGACGCTGCGGCAACTGCTGCCCGCGGCCGTCGAGGCGCGCACCGTCCAGCCCGGACCGTGGGAGCTCGCCGGCGGCCGGATCGTCGACTACCCGCGCTACGGCTACCGCGGCGCGATGCTCGACGTGTCGCGGCACTTCTTCGGCGTGGACGTCGTCAAGCGATACCTGGACGAGATCAGCCAATACAAGATCAATACGCTGCACCTGCACCTGTCCGACGACCAGGGCTGGCGGATCGTCGTGGACGCCTGGCCCCGCCTGGCGACCGTCGGCGGCAGCACGCAGGTCGGCGGCGGCGCGGGCGGCTACTACACCAAGGCGCAGTACACCGACCTCGTCGCCTACGCCGCCGCCCGCCACATCACGATCGTGCCGGAGATCGACATGCCCGGGCACACCAACGCCGCCCTGGCCTCGTACGCCGAACTCAACTGCAACAACACGGCCCCGCCGCTGTACACGGGCACCAGCGTGGGCTTCAGCTCGCTGTGCGTCGGCAAGGAGATCACCTACACGTTCGTGCAGCAGGTCCTCGCCGAACTCGCGGCCCTCACCCCCGGCCCGTACCTGCACATCGGCGGCGACGAGGCGAACAGCACCTCCGACGCCGACTACCGCACGTTCATGAACCGCATCCAGCCGTTCGTCGGCAACGCGGGCAAGACCGTCATGGGCTGGCACCAGCTCGGCCAGGCCGACCACACCCCCGGCCGGATCGCGCAGTACTGGGGCACGACCACCTCCGACGCCGACCTGAGCGCCGCCGTCAGCAAGGGCGCGAAGGTGGTGATGTCGCCCGCCAACAAGGCGTACCTGGACATGAAGTACACCAACCAGACCCCGCTCGGACTCAGCTGGGCCGGCCTGATCGAGGTGCAGACCGCGTACAACTGGGATCCCGCCACCCTGCTCACCAATGTGCCGGCCAGTGCGATCCTCGGGGTGGAGGCCCCGATGTGGAGCGAGACCCTCACCAAGCTCGCCGACATCGAGTTCATGGCCTTCCCGCGCCTGCCCGCCCTCGCCGAGCTGGCCTGGTCGCCGCAGTCGGCCCGCAACTGGGACGCCTTCAAGACCCGCCTGGGCGCACAGGGCCCCCGGTGGACGGCGCAGGGCATCAACTTCTACCGGTCCCCGCAGGTGCCGTGGGCGACCCCGCCCGCGACCGGACGCATCGAGGCGGAGTCGTACAGCTCGCAGTCGGGTGTGCAGATCGTCGCCGACGCCGCGGCAAACGGCGGCAACCGCGTCGGCTACATCGAGAACGGCGACTGGATCGGATTCTCCGGCGTCAACCCCACGGGCAAGACCGGCTTCACCGCCCGCGTCTCCTCCGGCGGCAACGGCGGCGCCGTCCAGATCCGCACCGGCTCCGCCACCGGCCCCCTGCTCGGCACCGCCACCGTCGCCAACACCGGCGGCTGGGGCAACTACACCGACGTCACCACCACCATCAACAGCGGCTCAGGACCGCTGTACCTCGTCTTCACCGGCACCGGCAGCCTCTTCGACATCGACAGCTTCGCCCTCACCGGCACCGCGCCACCGGCGACCCGGGTCGAGGCGGAGTCGTACAGCTCGCAGTCGGGTGTGCAGATCGTCGCCGACGCCGCGGCAAACGGCGGCAACCGCGTCGGCTACATCGAGAACGGCGACTGGATCGGATTCTCCGGCGTCAACCCCACGGGCAAGACCGGCTTCACCGCCCGCGTCTCCTCCGGCGGCAACGGCGGCGCCGTCCAGATCCGCACCGGCTCCGCCACCGGCCCCCTGCTCGGCACCGCCACCGTCGCCAACACCGGCGGCTGGGGCAACTACACCGACGTCACCACCACCATCAGCACCGGCTCAGGACCGCTGTACCTCGTCTTCACCGGCACGGGCAGCCTGTTCGACATCGACAGCTTCGCCCTCACTCCCTGA